In the Cytobacillus pseudoceanisediminis genome, one interval contains:
- a CDS encoding metal-sensitive transcriptional regulator has translation MQSKFNTNALLIEEESCCASESERKSHHSDKVKNNLVTRLNRIEGQIRGIKGLIERDTYCDDVITQISATQSALNSVAKILLEGHLKGCVVDRLQQGDLEVLDEVLVTVHKLMKK, from the coding sequence GTGCAATCTAAATTCAATACAAATGCATTATTAATCGAAGAAGAAAGCTGCTGCGCAAGCGAGAGTGAGAGAAAAAGTCACCATTCGGATAAGGTAAAAAACAATCTTGTGACTCGATTAAACCGAATAGAAGGCCAAATCCGCGGAATAAAAGGTTTAATTGAAAGAGACACTTATTGTGACGATGTCATTACTCAAATATCAGCAACACAATCTGCGTTAAACAGCGTGGCAAAAATTCTTTTAGAAGGGCATTTAAAAGGATGCGTAGTGGACCGCCTACAACAAGGGGATTTGGAAGTATTAGATGAAGTACTTGTTACTGTCCATAAGTTAATGAAAAAATAA
- a CDS encoding ABC transporter ATP-binding protein, producing MNTVLSVENLSTYFKTDKGIAKAVENVSFSLNKGEMLGLIGESGCGKTTVAQSILRLIEYPGKVVSGRVLLNGRDLIKASDKELASLRWKEISVIPQSAMNALNPIFTIGDQIMESIFLHENVSKQEALKRTKTLLELVGIDGERWRSYPHEFSGGMKQRVAIAMALACNPKLVISDESTTGLDVLTQAQVIALIKSLQKKMDLSVILISHDLPMVTAICDKIAIMYAGNIVEWATTEDILKNAQHPYSQALLNASPDLGNPEKEVVSIPGSVPNLVNFPNSCRFHTRCPHAFDKCRQENPEFKEIRNGHYTACFLEEVGTHG from the coding sequence ATGAACACCGTGTTGTCAGTAGAGAACCTTTCAACCTACTTTAAAACGGATAAAGGCATTGCAAAGGCAGTAGAAAATGTTTCTTTTTCACTCAATAAGGGAGAAATGTTAGGTTTAATAGGTGAGTCAGGATGTGGCAAAACAACAGTTGCCCAATCCATTTTAAGGTTAATAGAATATCCTGGAAAAGTAGTATCCGGACGTGTCTTATTAAATGGAAGAGATCTCATAAAGGCTTCTGATAAAGAACTTGCTTCCTTGAGGTGGAAAGAGATTTCGGTAATTCCTCAAAGTGCAATGAACGCTTTGAATCCTATTTTCACAATAGGAGATCAAATTATGGAATCCATTTTCCTTCACGAAAATGTGAGCAAGCAGGAAGCCCTCAAGCGCACTAAGACCCTTCTCGAATTAGTGGGTATAGATGGTGAGCGGTGGAGAAGCTATCCTCATGAATTCAGTGGAGGGATGAAACAAAGGGTTGCCATTGCTATGGCATTAGCTTGTAATCCAAAATTGGTTATATCTGATGAATCTACAACTGGACTGGATGTTTTAACGCAAGCACAGGTAATCGCCTTAATCAAAAGCCTTCAAAAGAAAATGGACTTATCTGTCATCCTGATATCTCATGATCTACCGATGGTTACAGCCATTTGTGATAAGATAGCCATCATGTATGCAGGCAATATCGTAGAATGGGCAACCACGGAGGATATTTTAAAAAATGCACAACATCCATACTCACAAGCACTTTTAAACGCTTCACCTGATTTAGGCAATCCGGAAAAGGAAGTCGTATCTATACCAGGAAGTGTCCCAAATTTAGTGAATTTCCCAAATTCCTGCCGGTTCCATACAAGATGTCCACATGCCTTTGATAAATGCCGGCAGGAGAATCCGGAATTTAAAGAAATTAGAAACGGACATTATACAGCCTGCTTTTTAGAGGAGGTAGGAACCCATGGATGA
- a CDS encoding nitrite and sulphite reductase 4Fe-4S domain-containing protein, whose translation MENQRKKVKMAVNGGINFGAKLNAKQLLVIAKYMEDQDELELTTFQQLYIDVFEDKKDEIISEFEQAGLRCYPVGSFVKSLRTCNFCKGEEEEGMPVAKELNERIAGIPVPFTLKPAYTGCPVGCGEPLVNDIGIMKVKDHYDLYIGGKAKGKDAEPGYLLMKNLKPENLYAAVEKIIEFYQQQGKKREAFHKFVNRIGKETILKEINI comes from the coding sequence ATGGAAAATCAAAGAAAAAAGGTAAAAATGGCTGTAAATGGAGGAATCAATTTTGGTGCAAAGCTTAATGCCAAGCAGTTGCTTGTTATAGCGAAATATATGGAGGATCAGGATGAGCTTGAATTAACTACTTTTCAGCAACTCTATATTGACGTATTTGAGGACAAGAAAGACGAAATTATCTCAGAATTTGAACAGGCAGGACTCCGGTGTTATCCAGTAGGGAGCTTTGTTAAAAGCTTAAGGACATGCAACTTTTGCAAAGGAGAAGAAGAAGAAGGAATGCCAGTAGCAAAAGAGTTGAATGAACGAATAGCAGGTATTCCTGTTCCTTTCACATTAAAGCCTGCTTATACGGGCTGTCCTGTAGGATGTGGTGAACCGCTAGTCAATGACATAGGTATTATGAAGGTAAAAGATCATTATGATTTATATATTGGAGGAAAAGCGAAAGGAAAAGATGCTGAACCGGGGTATCTTCTAATGAAGAATCTTAAACCAGAAAATTTATATGCAGCGGTTGAAAAGATTATTGAATTTTATCAGCAGCAGGGAAAGAAACGAGAGGCATTTCATAAGTTTGTAAACAGGATTGGCAAAGAGACGATATTGAAAGAAATTAATATTTAA
- a CDS encoding F510_1955 family glycosylhydrolase, which translates to MSNRKKLNKLRQFGIGWIFLIVMGFFIFLIFIPNNGVNKIKFPDLHGLSYSEDGGKLVAAVHDGLKVYSDSSWSVPDIPKNDYMGYSPVKNGFYSSGHPAPGSNLKNPLGIVKSKDNGETVEIVDFQGEADFHALSVGYETEEIYVFAAEPNSKMKEQGFYYSSDQGETWNLMNMQGVSGSPLTMAAHPSKNGTLAIGTDQGLYLSENYGNTFDKILAEISVSATVFAGNDTIIAGTNNGNNEITEVNINNNKSTNYSMPKNSEGNITFIAVNNKNKKELSFATDQLNIYTTTDSGETWDKIVEEGAGKNTGKN; encoded by the coding sequence GTGTCTAATCGAAAGAAACTAAACAAGCTGCGACAGTTTGGCATAGGATGGATTTTTCTGATTGTAATGGGGTTTTTTATTTTCCTTATTTTTATTCCTAATAACGGAGTTAATAAAATTAAATTTCCTGACTTACATGGTCTTAGCTACTCAGAGGATGGTGGAAAATTAGTTGCTGCAGTCCATGATGGCTTAAAAGTATATTCTGACAGTTCATGGTCGGTACCAGATATACCGAAAAATGATTATATGGGGTATTCACCTGTTAAGAATGGATTTTATAGCAGCGGACACCCAGCTCCAGGTTCCAACCTTAAAAACCCCTTAGGAATTGTTAAAAGCAAGGATAATGGGGAAACGGTGGAAATCGTTGATTTTCAGGGGGAGGCAGATTTCCATGCATTATCCGTAGGGTATGAAACAGAAGAGATCTATGTTTTTGCAGCTGAACCTAATTCAAAAATGAAAGAACAAGGATTTTATTACTCCTCTGATCAAGGAGAAACTTGGAATTTAATGAATATGCAGGGGGTATCCGGCTCTCCTCTCACGATGGCAGCACACCCTTCAAAGAATGGAACATTAGCTATTGGCACAGATCAAGGGCTCTATCTCTCTGAAAACTACGGGAATACGTTTGACAAGATATTAGCAGAAATCAGTGTGAGTGCTACTGTATTTGCAGGTAATGACACAATAATTGCCGGTACTAATAATGGGAACAATGAAATTACAGAAGTTAATATTAATAATAATAAATCAACTAATTACAGTATGCCTAAAAATTCAGAAGGGAATATTACCTTTATTGCTGTAAATAATAAAAACAAAAAAGAACTTTCGTTTGCTACAGATCAACTCAATATATATACAACCACTGATTCAGGGGAAACATGGGATAAAATTGTCGAAGAAGGTGCTGGTAAGAACACCGGGAAAAATTAG
- a CDS encoding four-helix bundle copper-binding protein, whose product MYSQTYEQCIQACLECMEACNVCYDACLREEDIKMMADCIRMDRDCADICAFAAKSMQSNSPFVKQICQLCADICEACGNECKKHHHEHCQNCAEACFKCAEACRQML is encoded by the coding sequence ATGTATAGCCAGACCTACGAGCAATGTATTCAGGCTTGCCTTGAATGTATGGAAGCATGTAATGTATGTTATGATGCATGTTTACGTGAAGAAGACATAAAAATGATGGCAGACTGTATTCGAATGGATCGAGATTGCGCAGATATTTGTGCTTTTGCTGCAAAATCTATGCAATCCAACAGTCCCTTTGTAAAACAAATTTGCCAATTATGTGCGGACATTTGCGAGGCATGCGGAAACGAATGCAAGAAACATCACCATGAACACTGTCAAAACTGTGCAGAGGCCTGCTTTAAATGTGCAGAAGCTTGCCGTCAAATGTTATAA
- a CDS encoding class I SAM-dependent methyltransferase codes for MDISKSEVVIQRYNRISLFYDWMDKMIKDEWRRSLLADVSGDVLEAGIGTGINLKYYSKDITSLTGVDFSEGMLNYARKKKEKLNVDYKVNLINADVQALPFPDNTFDAIVSTCVFCSVPDPVKGLKELNRVCKPGGKIFMIEHMRSSNPVAGVVMDMLNPLTVRLWGANINRNTLNNVDLSGLILIDNIPLMGTVVRKLILRPKKIV; via the coding sequence GTGGATATTTCAAAAAGTGAAGTAGTCATACAAAGGTATAACAGAATTTCTCTTTTTTATGACTGGATGGATAAGATGATTAAGGATGAATGGAGAAGGAGCCTTTTGGCCGATGTAAGTGGAGATGTACTGGAAGCAGGAATCGGGACAGGAATAAATCTTAAATATTATTCTAAAGATATTACTTCCTTAACTGGAGTGGATTTTAGTGAAGGAATGCTCAATTATGCAAGAAAAAAGAAGGAAAAATTAAATGTGGACTACAAGGTAAATCTGATAAATGCTGATGTTCAAGCTCTTCCATTCCCTGATAATACATTTGATGCAATAGTCTCAACATGTGTGTTTTGCTCAGTTCCTGATCCAGTCAAGGGATTGAAGGAATTGAATAGAGTATGTAAGCCAGGTGGGAAAATTTTTATGATTGAGCATATGAGGAGTAGCAACCCTGTTGCAGGAGTAGTTATGGATATGCTTAATCCACTAACGGTCAGGCTGTGGGGAGCGAATATCAACCGGAATACATTAAATAATGTAGATTTGTCTGGACTAATACTCATAGATAATATTCCATTAATGGGTACAGTCGTCCGAAAACTAATTTTAAGGCCCAAGAAAATAGTATAA
- a CDS encoding ABC transporter substrate-binding protein produces MKRSFFSVGLIILLLLSNFNPVRAEEKVQSLKVGITKDENGLNPYTYVTGYPGLDLVNLLYDTLFNLDEENQPVPWLVKDYKVSEDGLTYELTLHDNVKWHDGKPLTADDVKFTMEYFIKYPKSRFTNPLKTIKSIEVSGATGITLNLSQADPNFIIQPLADLPILPQHIWSEVSTPDDETNALGSGPYILEEHKSGQYYKMKSNNDYFKGAPPINELIFPIIEDTTAMYNALQAGELDAISSSISPELVEQFSSNPALKVVRGPGYSTSLFQINAEKYPMTETAFRQAIDYAIDKENLVNTVLLGYAEVGSPGFIHPSSAYFNSNLKPVYDKEKAQQILEDAGFIDKDGDGFREDQKGNNIDLTNLVYSGNPIRIRTAELISEALNEIGIKNSVKAMDSTTVDSLMWPDFDVSKGRDYDLGVWSWSNTMQLFPDRMNDLFHSDPAIGTVNIGGYKNPEFDQLGEKLKQTYDETERLSLIKDMQAFVAEDAPFITLYYQEIVGAFNPAKYDQYVFQVGKGIINKLSFVSSEKSELSDSGKANSDTAASTDSKTASASTEKEGNNTSLIVFGVILLVAVVGFVLLRRKKKDKGKDDFDF; encoded by the coding sequence ATGAAGAGATCATTTTTTAGTGTTGGATTAATAATTTTATTACTCTTATCAAATTTCAATCCTGTACGGGCGGAAGAGAAAGTGCAATCATTGAAAGTTGGCATTACAAAGGATGAGAATGGATTAAACCCTTATACATATGTAACAGGGTACCCAGGGTTAGATCTGGTCAATTTACTTTATGATACTCTATTTAATTTGGATGAAGAAAATCAGCCGGTACCTTGGCTCGTAAAGGATTACAAAGTTAGCGAAGATGGGCTAACCTATGAACTAACTCTGCATGATAATGTTAAGTGGCACGACGGCAAACCTCTTACGGCTGATGATGTTAAATTCACGATGGAATATTTCATAAAATACCCGAAATCCAGATTTACAAATCCATTAAAAACAATTAAGTCAATAGAGGTAAGCGGAGCAACTGGTATCACATTAAATTTATCACAGGCTGACCCCAACTTTATTATTCAGCCTCTAGCAGATTTGCCAATTTTACCACAGCATATCTGGTCTGAAGTAAGTACTCCCGATGATGAAACCAATGCACTCGGAAGCGGACCTTATATTCTGGAAGAACACAAATCTGGTCAGTACTACAAAATGAAATCCAACAATGATTACTTCAAAGGTGCCCCGCCAATCAACGAATTAATATTTCCGATCATTGAAGATACAACTGCTATGTATAATGCACTTCAGGCAGGTGAGCTTGATGCTATCTCATCAAGTATTTCACCTGAACTTGTGGAACAATTTAGTTCAAATCCTGCTTTGAAAGTAGTAAGAGGGCCAGGATATAGTACCAGCTTATTTCAAATTAATGCAGAGAAATATCCAATGACCGAAACAGCATTTCGTCAAGCCATAGATTATGCTATTGATAAAGAAAATTTAGTAAATACAGTACTGCTTGGTTACGCAGAAGTCGGTAGTCCCGGATTTATCCACCCATCCTCAGCGTATTTCAATTCAAATTTAAAACCTGTTTATGATAAGGAAAAAGCACAACAGATATTAGAAGATGCTGGTTTTATTGATAAGGATGGCGATGGATTTAGAGAAGACCAGAAAGGCAATAACATCGACCTAACCAATTTGGTATACTCGGGCAATCCGATTCGAATCAGAACGGCTGAATTAATTTCAGAAGCGTTAAATGAAATTGGAATCAAAAATTCTGTAAAAGCAATGGATTCAACTACAGTTGACTCATTAATGTGGCCTGATTTTGATGTCAGTAAAGGAAGGGATTACGATCTTGGGGTCTGGAGCTGGTCCAACACAATGCAGCTATTCCCAGATCGAATGAATGACCTATTTCATTCCGATCCCGCTATTGGGACAGTCAATATCGGGGGATACAAGAACCCTGAATTTGACCAACTTGGTGAAAAACTTAAACAGACATACGATGAAACCGAACGACTCAGTCTAATCAAGGACATGCAAGCATTCGTAGCGGAAGATGCCCCATTTATTACACTATATTATCAAGAAATTGTAGGTGCTTTTAATCCTGCAAAATACGATCAGTATGTCTTCCAGGTAGGTAAGGGAATTATCAACAAACTTTCTTTTGTTTCAAGCGAAAAATCCGAATTATCTGACAGCGGGAAGGCAAACAGCGATACAGCTGCTTCAACAGATAGCAAAACAGCAAGTGCTAGTACAGAGAAAGAAGGGAATAATACTTCATTAATTGTATTTGGCGTAATTCTATTAGTGGCCGTTGTTGGGTTTGTCCTTTTAAGAAGAAAGAAAAAAGATAAGGGGAAAGATGATTTTGATTTTTAA
- a CDS encoding oligopeptide/dipeptide ABC transporter ATP-binding protein, whose product MVKDLNHFIKNREKLILDGEVDSTKEEKGCPFVSRCPHKEAVCHSQVPNLESLDNGHSVSCHCHTELLEKTS is encoded by the coding sequence GTGGTTAAAGATCTAAATCATTTTATTAAGAATAGGGAGAAGCTGATTCTTGATGGGGAGGTCGATTCCACAAAAGAGGAAAAAGGATGTCCATTTGTCTCAAGGTGTCCTCATAAAGAAGCTGTCTGTCATTCACAGGTGCCTAATTTGGAGTCGCTAGACAACGGCCATTCAGTCTCTTGCCATTGTCATACAGAATTGTTGGAAAAGACTTCATAA
- the spoIIP gene encoding stage II sporulation protein P, translated as MSTEIGPLKSTIKEDETPSISRAAFLTFTNIWPEDIRTFLGREIPGFSIFNTEIAIAGLGTDLTTLPIESAPPLEMLLKEKELTEKDQSNPKISQEKGTSPVPNTGKDVAFIYHSHSWEAFLPSLPGKKTADEAVSLNESKNIIAVGKKLKDELMKRGIGASHSTSNVTEVLKKKNWNYNYSYALSRETVIEAIAQKSSISYLIDIHRDSQPKKLTTTMIKGEPFARLFFIVGKENKNYERNLALAKELNKKLEEEFPGISRGVFIKTKDDGNGVYNQDLSSQSMLLEFGGVENNNTELDNSIEAFAKVFSEYYWDAEEVNGN; from the coding sequence ATGTCAACTGAAATTGGCCCGCTTAAATCAACTATTAAGGAAGATGAAACGCCATCCATCTCCCGTGCTGCATTTCTCACTTTCACAAATATTTGGCCGGAAGACATTCGGACTTTTCTCGGTAGGGAAATTCCTGGTTTTTCCATATTCAACACCGAAATTGCCATTGCAGGACTTGGAACAGACCTCACTACTTTGCCAATAGAATCTGCCCCTCCATTAGAGATGCTTTTGAAAGAGAAAGAACTGACAGAGAAGGACCAGTCTAATCCAAAAATTTCACAAGAAAAGGGAACTTCTCCTGTCCCTAATACCGGTAAAGATGTGGCATTTATTTATCATTCGCATAGCTGGGAAGCCTTTTTGCCATCACTGCCTGGAAAGAAAACGGCAGATGAAGCTGTAAGTTTAAATGAAAGTAAAAACATAATAGCGGTGGGCAAAAAGCTGAAAGACGAACTAATGAAGCGAGGGATAGGAGCAAGCCATAGTACATCGAATGTTACAGAAGTATTGAAAAAGAAAAATTGGAATTATAATTATTCCTACGCTCTCTCAAGAGAAACAGTAATAGAGGCAATAGCCCAAAAATCTTCAATTAGCTATCTTATTGATATTCACAGAGACTCCCAGCCAAAGAAACTTACAACGACAATGATAAAAGGGGAGCCATTTGCAAGATTATTTTTTATCGTTGGAAAGGAAAATAAAAACTATGAAAGGAATCTTGCACTAGCTAAGGAATTGAATAAAAAGCTAGAAGAAGAATTTCCTGGAATTAGCAGAGGTGTTTTTATAAAAACAAAAGATGATGGGAATGGGGTATATAACCAAGACCTTTCTAGCCAATCAATGCTCCTTGAGTTCGGAGGAGTAGAAAATAATAACACGGAATTAGATAATTCTATTGAGGCGTTTGCGAAGGTCTTCAGTGAATATTACTGGGATGCTGAGGAAGTAAACGGAAATTGA
- the copZ gene encoding copper chaperone CopZ yields the protein MEKVTLNVEGMSCGHCIKAIEGSVGELPGVSNVKVHLESGKVDVEYNSTEVSLEKIKETIDDQGYDVN from the coding sequence ATGGAAAAGGTTACATTAAATGTAGAAGGAATGTCATGCGGACATTGCATTAAAGCAATTGAAGGAAGTGTAGGAGAATTACCTGGTGTTTCGAATGTTAAGGTTCATCTTGAAAGTGGAAAAGTTGATGTAGAATATAACTCTACAGAAGTTTCCCTAGAGAAAATAAAGGAAACAATTGATGATCAAGGGTATGATGTAAATTAA
- a CDS encoding plastocyanin/azurin family copper-binding protein: MSFFNSSDTAQNHSEHDIKNTSNTKEFVLTVYPSKFSYTPSEITLTKGQETALTLNNLDSVDHDIEIKQIAVKKSDSNKHANHGTDQADFHLHASGKSEAALNFTPLESGVFEFYCTIPGHKENGMIGTITVN, encoded by the coding sequence ATTTCCTTCTTTAATTCGTCTGATACAGCGCAGAATCATAGTGAGCACGATATTAAAAATACCTCGAATACCAAAGAGTTCGTTTTAACTGTTTATCCATCAAAATTTTCCTATACCCCTTCAGAAATAACCCTAACAAAGGGTCAAGAAACCGCTCTAACACTAAATAATCTAGACAGCGTGGACCATGACATTGAAATAAAGCAAATAGCTGTTAAGAAATCGGATAGCAACAAACACGCTAATCATGGCACCGATCAAGCTGACTTCCACCTGCATGCATCAGGAAAGAGTGAAGCGGCTCTGAATTTTACACCTCTTGAGTCCGGAGTGTTTGAGTTTTATTGTACTATTCCTGGACATAAAGAAAATGGCATGATAGGCACTATTACAGTCAATTAA
- a CDS encoding ABC transporter permease translates to MKELGKFIAGKLLQYLIVIFLMLTLNFLLPRLMPGNPLVFLAGEDVGFMSSAEKEAILDKYGLNDSIIEQYGAYIKNIFTGDFGYSYQQKRPISELLVERLPWTMLLTGLGLVLSTVIGVMFGAISAWKRGTRTDANLLTVFMFLSAMPSFWVGMILVSIFSAQLGWLPVFGAESAWSNFSGMERLIDIGKHLVLPLATLILISVTSTFMIMRYSMLNVLGEDYIMMAKAKGVKEKAIKYKHAMRNALLPVATVFMLSLGFTLGGATVIETVFAYPGVGRLMFESVLSRDYPLIQATFLIITFSVVIANFLADLIYPLIDPKVGSGNG, encoded by the coding sequence GTGAAAGAGTTGGGTAAATTCATAGCTGGCAAGCTTTTGCAATATTTAATTGTCATATTCCTTATGTTGACGTTAAATTTTCTATTGCCCCGTCTAATGCCCGGAAATCCATTAGTTTTTTTAGCTGGCGAAGATGTTGGATTTATGTCCAGTGCAGAAAAAGAAGCTATTTTAGACAAATATGGTCTGAATGATTCTATCATTGAACAATATGGAGCTTATATAAAGAATATTTTCACAGGTGATTTTGGATATTCTTATCAACAAAAGAGGCCTATCTCAGAACTTTTGGTAGAGAGACTCCCATGGACAATGCTTCTAACAGGTCTCGGGCTTGTACTCTCAACTGTTATTGGTGTCATGTTTGGTGCGATATCAGCATGGAAACGGGGCACCAGAACGGATGCAAACCTTCTTACTGTCTTTATGTTTTTAAGTGCCATGCCTTCTTTTTGGGTTGGCATGATATTAGTATCTATTTTTTCTGCTCAATTAGGCTGGTTGCCGGTCTTTGGTGCAGAAAGCGCATGGTCCAACTTCTCAGGAATGGAGCGGCTAATTGATATTGGAAAACACCTGGTACTCCCATTAGCTACTCTTATATTGATTTCTGTTACGAGTACATTTATGATCATGCGGTATTCTATGCTGAATGTCCTTGGAGAAGATTATATTATGATGGCTAAAGCTAAGGGCGTAAAAGAAAAGGCTATTAAGTATAAGCATGCTATGAGGAATGCACTTCTTCCCGTGGCTACTGTCTTTATGCTTAGCTTAGGATTTACTCTAGGCGGTGCAACTGTTATTGAAACCGTCTTTGCCTATCCGGGCGTCGGCCGTTTAATGTTTGAATCTGTATTAAGCAGAGATTACCCTCTTATACAGGCGACATTCCTGATTATTACTTTTAGTGTAGTCATTGCTAACTTTCTTGCAGATTTAATTTATCCCTTAATTGATCCAAAGGTGGGAAGCGGCAATGGTTAA
- a CDS encoding PIG-L deacetylase family protein yields the protein MEVVECGGALAKNVLNGGESYASIMLCRETSQPQVKSAAEVLGVRISFLNFEYGTVDLSKESKIKLIKLIREIKPDILITQDPEHSFHDLDPDRRPAMTLLLESIALASRDYALDETPGLSPHPIPTIYYMTPHHPNTVVDISQVWEKKEKAMDMLESQMEFSGMHFDEILDTKTVELLSPGYSKLNSLQEKGRAMHRVLDKAIHVYHGLATHGHFALAEAYRREGNFHLQELIK from the coding sequence ATGGAAGTAGTCGAATGTGGGGGAGCGTTAGCTAAAAATGTTTTAAATGGAGGGGAGTCTTATGCAAGTATTATGCTTTGCAGAGAAACAAGTCAGCCTCAAGTAAAAAGTGCAGCTGAGGTATTGGGGGTTAGGATTTCTTTCTTGAATTTTGAATATGGCACAGTAGATTTAAGCAAGGAATCAAAGATTAAGCTGATTAAATTAATACGAGAAATTAAACCCGACATCCTCATCACCCAAGATCCGGAGCACTCTTTCCATGATTTAGATCCCGACCGCAGACCTGCCATGACCCTTTTGCTAGAATCAATTGCACTTGCAAGCAGAGACTATGCCTTAGATGAAACACCCGGTTTGTCCCCACACCCCATCCCGACCATCTACTACATGACGCCACATCATCCAAATACAGTCGTTGATATTTCTCAAGTTTGGGAGAAAAAAGAAAAGGCAATGGATATGCTTGAAAGCCAAATGGAGTTTAGCGGTATGCATTTTGATGAAATTCTTGATACCAAGACAGTTGAATTATTATCACCCGGTTATTCCAAATTAAACAGCCTTCAAGAAAAAGGAAGAGCCATGCATAGAGTGTTGGACAAAGCTATTCATGTTTATCATGGCCTGGCAACTCACGGACATTTCGCTCTGGCTGAAGCATACAGAAGAGAAGGGAACTTTCACTTACAGGAGCTAATCAAATAA
- a CDS encoding ABC transporter permease, translating into MVNQKLKRYWQVLTSNNIGLFGLILLAIFLLIALLAPILAPFDPTDRVGAPFTKPNSQFLLGTNDVGQDILSELLYGTRISLLIGVIAAFISILLGCLVGIVSGYYGGKVDAFLMRLVDLVLVIPFLPLMILLAAFIGPSFWNIVLVISLISWASPARVIRSQVLTLKTKGYVEAAKSIGTNITVILSRHILPGVIPIALSQFVLAASHSILIEASLSFLGLGDPFTKSWGTILYYAQARGAFLTDAWIWWVLPPGLLITTLVIGFAFTGYSLEEILNPRLRKER; encoded by the coding sequence ATGGTTAATCAAAAGTTAAAGAGATATTGGCAGGTACTTACATCAAATAACATTGGTTTGTTTGGCTTAATTCTTTTAGCGATCTTTTTATTGATTGCCCTTTTAGCGCCAATCCTTGCTCCATTTGATCCAACTGATCGGGTTGGAGCTCCATTTACAAAACCAAATAGCCAATTTTTGCTGGGAACCAATGATGTCGGCCAGGATATTTTAAGTGAATTGCTTTATGGAACCAGGATTTCCTTATTGATCGGAGTCATTGCGGCTTTTATTTCCATTCTCCTTGGCTGCCTGGTCGGAATCGTTTCAGGTTACTACGGCGGCAAAGTAGATGCATTCCTAATGAGATTAGTAGACTTAGTGCTTGTTATCCCTTTTCTTCCTTTAATGATTTTGCTGGCCGCTTTTATTGGCCCTAGTTTTTGGAACATCGTCCTGGTTATCAGTCTAATTTCATGGGCGAGTCCAGCGAGGGTAATAAGATCACAGGTCCTAACACTGAAAACAAAAGGATATGTGGAAGCTGCAAAGTCTATAGGCACAAACATTACAGTCATTCTAAGCAGACATATTCTCCCGGGCGTCATTCCTATAGCTCTTTCCCAGTTTGTTTTAGCAGCGAGTCATTCAATATTAATCGAAGCCTCACTAAGCTTTTTAGGGCTAGGGGATCCGTTTACAAAAAGCTGGGGGACCATTTTATATTATGCTCAGGCCAGAGGTGCGTTTTTAACTGATGCCTGGATATGGTGGGTTCTGCCTCCAGGCTTATTAATAACAACATTGGTCATTGGATTTGCCTTTACTGGCTATTCACTGGAAGAAATTCTGAATCCCCGATTGAGAAAGGAGCGTTAG